Genomic window (Bradyrhizobium sp. 186):
GGCCGGATAGACAATCCAGTAACTGATCGCCCAGACGATGGTGAGGTAGAAGGTGATCACCCACCAGCGCGGCAGCGGCGTGTTGAGCTCCTTGATGCCGTCCCACTCGTGTCCGGTCGTGGACCTGCCGGAGACAGGATCGATGTCGCTATGATGATCGGTCATGGTCTCTCACTCCTCCCGCAACGGCAGGTGTGCTGCTTCGTCGAACGCGGCCTTGTTGCGGGGCCAAAATGCGTAGGCGATGATCGCGAGGAAGATCGCGACGAAGACCGGCGTCCAGAGCGTGGTCACAAGACCGGACGCAAGATTGTCGAGTGTCAGGATGGCTTTCATCGTTCATGCCTTCTCAGCGAAGATTGGCTTTCTCGTTGTAGAGCTTGAAGTCGACCAGCGTGCCGAGCATCTGCAAGTACGCGATCAGCGCGTCCATCTCGGTCGGCGTTCCGGTCCTGCCGTCGAAATTGCGCACCACGGCCTTGGCGTAGCGCTTGCCGAAGGCATCGCTGCCGGCGTTGTCCGGATCGGCCTGAGCCTTCATGTCGGCGCCGGCGTTGGCGATCTGGTCATCCGTGTAGGGCACGCCGACGGTCCTCAGCGTGCGCATGTGATCGGCGATCGTGTCCGGATCGACCTCGGTCTCAGCCAGGAACGGATAGCCCGGCATCACCGACTGCGGCACGATCGCGCGCGGATTGGTCAGATGGGTGACGTGCCAGTCGTCGGAATATTTGGCGCCGACGCGGGCAAGGTCCGGACCGGTGCGCTTCGAGCCCCACTGGAACGGGTGATCGAACATGCTCTCGGCGGCGAGCGAGAAGTGGCCGTAGCGCTCGACCTCGTCGCGCAACGGGCGGATCATCTGCGAATGGCAGAGATAGCAGCCCTCGCGGACATAGACGTTGCGCCCGGCGACCTCCAGCGGCGTATAGGGCCGCACCCCGTCAACCGCCTCGATCGTGCTCTTGAGGTAGAACAGCGGGGTGATCTCGACCAGACCGCCGATCGCGATCACCAGCAGGATGCCGATGATCAGGATGATCGAGTTCTTTTCGAAGACTTGATGGCGTGTCCAGAACGACATGGAAAACTCCTCATTCCGCCGGCTGAAGAGCGACGGGCATCTCTTCTTCCGCTTCGCAAACCGTCATCCAGAGATTGTAAGCCATGATCAGCGCGCCGATCAGGAACAGCCCGCCGCCGGCGGCGCGGATGATGTAGAAGGGATGCATCGCCTCGACGGTCTCGATGAAGGAATATTCAAGGAAGCCGAGCGAGGTGTAGGCGCGCCACATCAGGCCCTGGAGGATGCCGGACACCCACATCGCCGAGATGTAGAGAACGATGCCGAGGGTTGCGATCCAGAAGTGCCAGTTGACGAGCTTCAGGCTGTAGAGCCCCTTGCGATTCCAGACCCACGGCACCAGGCAGTAGAGCGCGCCGAAGGAGACGAAGCCGACCCAGCCGAGCGCGCCGGAATGCACGTGACCGATGGTCCAGTCGGTGTAATGGCTGAGCGAGTTGACGACCTTGATCGACATCATCGGGCCTTCGAAGGTCGACATGCCGTAGAAGGCGACGGAGACGACGAGCATGCGCAGCACGGGGTCGGTGCGCAGCTTGTCCCAGGCGCCCGACAGCGTCATCAGGCCGTTGATCATGCCGCCCCAGGAGGGCATCCACAGCATGATCGAGAAGGTCATGCCGAGCGTCTGCGTCCAATCCGGCAGCGCCGTGTAGTGCAGGTGATGCGGACCGGCCCAGATATAGAGGAAGATCAGCGCCCAGAAGTGGATGATCGAGAGACGGTAGGAATAGATCGGCCGCTCGGCGCGCTTCGGGATGAAGTAGTACATGATGGCGAGGAAACCGGCGGTCAGGAAGAAGCCGACCGCGTTATGGCCGTACCACCACTGGAACATGGCGTCCTGGATGCCGCCCCAGGCGACGTAGGATTTTGAGCCGAACACCGAGACCGGGAGGGCCGGATTGTTGCCGAGATGCAGGACCGCGATCGTCACGATGAAGGCGAGATAGAACCAGTTTGCGACGAAGATGTGCGGTTCCTTGCGCTTGATGATGGTGGCAAGGAAGACGAGCAGATAGGCTACCCACACAATCGTCAGCCAGAGATCGGCGTACCATTCCGGCTCGGCATATTCCTTCGACTGGGTGACGCCGAGCAGATAGCCGGTGCCGGCGATCAGGATGAAGAAATTGTAGCCGACGACCACGAACCAGGGCGCGAGATCGCCGGCAAGGCGTACGCGGCAGCTCTTCTGTACGACGTAGAAGGACGTGGCGATCAGCACGTTGCCGCCAAAGGCGAAGATCACCGCCGAGGTGTGCAGCGGACGCAGACGGCCGAAGCTGGTCCAGGGCAGATCGAAGTTCAGCGCCGGCCAGGCCAGTTGCGAGGCGATGATCAGGCCGACGAGGAAGCCGGCGATGCCCCAGAACATCGCCATGAAGGAGGAGAACTTGATCGGGCCCATGTTGTAGTTGGGACGGCCGTTGATCTCCGCCGGCGGCAGCGCCGCCGGGCGGTCGTAGTAGCGGTTGATGATGCAGAACACCGCCGCCAGGCTCGCCGCCGCGCTGAGCGCGGCGTGGAGGGCGAAGGGCGCGTCGAGCGCCTTGGCCGAGGCGATCAAGCAGAAGAAGGCGGTGACTGCGAACACGACAGCCAGGCCGCTTTCACCGATAGTCATGGATTTGGAGATGGAGGGCTGGCTCATGCGGATTCTCTCTCGAAAGAACTCAGCGCCAGAAACCACATTCACCCTCGCGGGGACTTGATTGAAATCAACAGAAGTGGATTTCCGTTGACGTGAGACCGATGCGGATCAGGGATTAGTATCAACTGCTTGCGCACAGCACGGCGCACACGGCGAAGCATTGCCTCCGTTGAAATCACGGAGCTTGAAATCGCGGGAATCAAGGCAGACTCGTCAGTCGCGCGCGGTGACCTTGAGCGCCGCGATAACGTCCTCGCGGGCGATGATGCCGACTAGCTTCTGTGCGCCGTCGAGTACGATGATGCTCCTGATGCGATGCTCGACCATGATCTGGAGCACGCGGGTCAGTCTTGTGTCGGGACTGACATAGATGAACTCGGGTGTCATGACGTCGCCGATCTTGCGGCTGATCAGGTCGGGATAGCGCGGCAGCATCTGGCTCGGCGTAAAGGCGAAGCACTTCAGGATGTCGAATTTGGTGACGATGCCGACCACCTGCCCGTCATCCTCGACTGGATAGGAGTTGAAATCGTCGCGCTCGAACATCTCGCTGAGTTCGAGCAGGTCGAGATCGCGCTTCACCGTCCGGACGGTGCGCGTCATGTAGCCGTCGACGACTTCTTCAAGAAACTTGTACACGGCGGTCCTCCTCGATTCGCTTCCGACCGGCCGGTCAGTGCGACAACAGCACGCAGCGGACGGATTGAGTGACCAGATACTGCGTGACGCCACCCAGGATCAGCTCGCGAAACCGCGAATGACCGTAAGCGCCCGCAACGATCAGGCCGGCTCCGACGTCGCCGGCGACCGTCTCTAATTGTGCGACAGCGGTTTCGTTCCGTGCGCCGTCCGAGACGCGCGCGGTCGCGGTGATGCCGTGTCGGGCGAGCCATGCGGCAACATCGGTGACACCCGCCATCATGGTCGAACGGTCGTCATCGTCCTCCGGAATTTCGACGACGGTGACCTCCCCGGCCTTGCGCAGCATCGGCAGCGCGTCGGCCACCGCCCGCCGCGCCTCCGGCGTATCCTTCCAGGCCACGAGCACGCTGCGCAGATCGAGCCAGTTGATCCCGTCTGGCACAACCAAAAGCGGCCGGCCGGCCTGCATCACCAGATCCTTGGGGCTTGCGAGCGCGAAGGCATCGGAGAAGGCCGGGCTGTGCCCGCCGCTGACGATGAGGTCGGCGCAGCGCGCCTGCGCCAGGACGAATCGGCTCGGAAATTCCATCGCGCTGCGCCACTCCGCATGTCCGCCACGATTCCTCGTCGCAGCGCGGAATTGCGCCTCCAGCTCGGCAAGGCGTTCCTGACGGAAGCCTGCTCCCGATCGACCAGCCCTAGGGCCTCGGCGCCATCTGCGAAATAGAGCGGCGGAGCGAACTGCGCCGCGGCAACGCCGACAATGGTCGCCTCGAACCGCTCGGCGAGTTCGCCCGCGACCTGAAGACGCGCCTCGTTGGGCTGATCGAGCGCCAGGCTGACCATCACGGTCGCATATGTCATCGGGAGCCTCCGGGCAGGACGTTGCTGTGGAAATCTAGCCGCGCCGACGCAAGGCAGGATGAGGTAGATCAATTTTCGGCGCCCAGTTGGGAGAAATCCGCCAATCAGACATCCGAACTTGCCTCCGGTCCGGCCTTGGGCGAAATTGCCGCCACGGGACCCCGCCGCGGGAGAATGGGAGCAATAGCTTGTCGCCGAGCCGCGTAACGCATCCGCCAGACGACGCTCGCGGCGAGCATTTCGGCGTCCGGATCGAAGGCTTTGGCGTCGGCAGCTGGGATCTCGATCTCAGGACGCGCGAGCTGGAGTGGTCGGAAACCGCCAGAATGCTGCTCGGCACCGAACGGAATCAACCGGCGAGCTATGAGCTCCTTCTCTCGCGCCTCGGTCCCGCGGACCGCGCGCGCATGGAGAGCGCGATCGAGCATGTCGTCGACCACGGCGGCGGCTTCGACGTATCCTTTAGAGTTGCCAATGCCTCAGGCCTGGGGCGCTGGATTCGCGCCCGGGCAGGTCTCATCCGGGACGACGCCGGTGCCGCCCGCCATCTCAGCGGCATCTTTCTCGACGTCAACGAGGAGAAACGGGTCGAGGAGGAACTGCGCACCCGCGAGACTCACCTCCGCTCGATCCTCCAGACCATTCCCGATGCAATGATCGTCATCGACGGCCACGGCATCATCCAGCTCTTCAGCACGGCGGCCGAGCGCCTGTTCGGCTGGCCCGAGCATGAGGCCATCGGCCAGAACGTCAGCATCCTGATGCCGGAGCCGGACCGCTCGCGCCATGACAACTACATCGCGCGCTACCGCACCACCGGAGATCCGCATATCATCGGCATCGGGCGTATCGTGACAGGCAAGCGCCGCGACGGAACCACCTTTCCGATGCATCTGGCGATCGGGGAGATGCAGTCGGGCGCCGAGCCTTATTTCACCGGATTCATCCGCGACCTCACCGAGCATCAACAGACCCAGGCGCGGCTCCAGGAGCTGCAGTCCGAGCTGGTTCACGTCTCGCGGCTGACCGCGATGGGCGAGATGGCCTCTGCGCTCGCCCACGAGCTCAACCAGCCGCTGGCGGCGATCAGCAATTACATGAAGGGCTCGCGACGGCTGCTCGCCGGCTGCACCGACCCCAACACGCCGAAGATCGAAAGTGCGATGGATCGCGCCGCGGAGCAGGCCTTGCGCGCCGGCCAGATCATCCGGCGCTTACGCGACTTCGTGTCTCGCGGCGAGTCCGAGAAGCGGGTCGAGAGCCTGTCCAAGTTGATCGAGGAAGCGGGCGCGCTTGGGCTTGCCGGCGCCCGCGAGCAGAACGTGCAGCTCCGCTTCAATCTCGATCCGGACGCCGATCTCGTGCTCGCCGACCGGGTGCAGACCCAGCAAGTCCTGGTCAATCTGTTCCGCAATGCGCTGGAAGCGATGGCGCAGTCGCCGCGGCGCGAGCTCGTGGTCGCCAACAGCCGCATCGCCGATGATGTGATCGAAGTGGAGGTGTCCGACACCGGATCCGGCTTCCAGGGTGATGTCATTTCAAACCTGTTTCAGACCTTCTTCACCACCAAGGAGACCGGCATGGGCGTGGGACTGTCCATCAGCCGCTCCATCATCGAGGCTCACGGCGGCCGCATGTGGGCCGAGAGCAACGCATCGGGTGGCGCAACATTCCGGTTCACCCTCCCGGCAGCCGACGAGAACTGATTCATGACAACCAAGGGACATGTCTACGTCATCGACGACGACGAGGCGATGCGGGACTCGCTGAACTTCCTGCTGGATTCCTGCGGCTTCGGCGTCACCCTATTCGGCAATGCGCAAGAGTTCCTCGGCGCCCTGCCTGGCCTCGCCTTCGGCTGCGTCGTCTCCGACGTGCGCATGCCGGGCCTCGACGGGATCGAGCTATTGAAGCGGATGAAGGCACAGCAAAGCCCGTTCCCGATCCTGATCATGACCGGCCATGGCGACGTGCCGCTCGCAGTCGAAGCGATGAAGCTTGGTGCGGTCGACTTTCTTGAGAAGCCGTTCGAGGACGACCGCCTCGTCACCATGATCGAAGCCGCGATACGCCGGGATGAACCGGTCGCCAAGAACGAGGCCATCTCGCAGGACGTCGCCGCGCGCGTCGCCTCCTTGAGTCCCAGGGAGCGCCAGGTCATGGAGGGGCTGATCGCGGGCCTCTCCAACAAGCTGATCGCCCGCGAATACAACATCAGCCCGCGCACCATCGAGGTCTACCGGGCCAATGTGATGACCAAGACGCAGGCGAGCAGCCTGTCGGAACTCGTGCGGCTGGCGATGCGCGCCGGCATGCTGAAGGATTGAGGCAGGTCAAGGCACTTGTGCGGGCCTGTGGTAGCCACGCAGGCATGATCGAGATCGGCTCGCCCCATCAGCGGCCCCCAGGCGCATCGGCAAAGCCCACCGTCTACGTGGTCGACGATGACGCCGCTGTGCTGGGATCCCTGCGCTTCCTGCTGGAAACCGACGGCTTTGCCGTGCGGACCTTCAGGAGCGCCACGGCGCTGCTCAATGCGACGACCCCACCCGGCGCGGACTGCTACGTGATCGACTACAAGATGCCTGACATCAATGGCATCGAGTTGGCCTGGCGGCTGCGCCAATCCGACGCCGACAGGCCCGTGATCCTGATCACCGGCTATCCCGACGGAAATATCTCGGTAAAGGCAGCGGCGGCAGGGATCAAGGACGTGATTTTGAAGCCGCTCCTCGATGAAAACCTGGCGAAATGCATCCGTCACGCCATCCAGGACAGGCGCGGCCACTGACCTACGTGATTCTCCGTAGGTAAACCTCCTTAAGATATCGCTCGAAATTTCCGGATCGCGCGATCCCGCGTACCAATGCACCATCACAACGGAGATGGCGCTGATGCTGACCCAGACGCTCAAGACCCAAGCGATTAAGACCCAAATCGGCGGTAAGATCGCTCCCGCGCGTTCCGTTTCCGAACAGTTCGGCGCGATCGCCGGACATGCCGGCCTCGTTGCCACCGAGTTCTCCTATCGCAAGGACGAGGAGATCTACGGCGAGGACGAGCCCGCCGAATATGTCTATCAGGTCGTCTCCGGCGCGGTGCGCAGCTACAAGCTGCTCTCCGACGGCCGCCGTCAGATCGGCGCGTTCCATCTTCCCGGTGACGTGTTCGGCCTCGAACCCGGCCAGACGCATCGCCTTGCGGCCGAAGCGATTATCGCCACCAGCGTGCGCCTCGTGGAGCGAGCCAGCCTCGAAAGGTCCGCCAGCACCGACGTACAGGTCGCGCGCAAGCTCTGGGCCATGACGGCGGGCGAGCTGCGTCACGCCGAAGATCACATGTTGCTGCTGGGGCGCAAGACGGCGATGGAGCGTGTTGCAACCTTCCTGCTCGAAATGGATCGCCGCCTCGCCGTCGCCGGCATGATGGCACTGCCGATGTGTCGGCGCGATATCGGCGACTATCTCGGCCTCACGCTCGAGACCGTGTCGCGCGCGCTCTCGCAGCTTCACGCAAAGCGCATACTCGGCTTCTCCGGCGCCCGCCAGATCGTACTGCGCAACCGCCAGCGCCTGCACAATCTCGATGCCTGATCGCTTTCACCCGGCCGCGTTTCTCCTCCCCGACTTGGCCCGCCGAACGCATTTCGGCGGGCCTTTCTTGCCGCAATCAAGCCGCGGGCTGCGTTTCCGGCCAAGAGGATCAGAGTTGCCAAAACGTGTGCCAACTGCTGCGGCGGAGTTGAAGCCCAAAACGACCAAACCGGTTCGACCTCTCCCATCAGGTTGTGGCCTAGCAGCCGGCCTGACGTTACCGTGCGCGCAGGCGAATGCGGCGCTGGATGTTGACGTCCTGTAGATCATCCTGATTTTCGCGGTACTGGCCTGCTGGCAGCTCTCGCAACAGTGACGCTGGTCTGGATCTCAGTCCGGCTCCTTCAATGCCGAATGCTGAAGACAGCTTTGTCGAGCCCGCCGCAATCTCCCCTATGAGGCCGACTGGACGAGAGATAGGACCCTCGGCTTGGACCGACTTTCCGCCGCAAGACGCTGCGGGCGTCCGATCAAGTAGCCTTGCATCTCATCGCAGCCTCCTGGACAAGGAGCGACATTTGGACCTTCGTTTCGATCCCTTCAGCAAGCACCGGCACGCCAAGACCCTGAGCGAGCCCGATGACAGCGCGAACGATGGCCAACGATCGCTCGTTCTGACCAAGCGAGGCAACGAATGCCCGATAGATCTTGATCCGGTCGAGAGGGAAGGCCTCGATGTAGGACAACGAGGAATACCGGGTCCCGAAGTCGTCCAGCGCGATCAGGATGCCGAGGCTCTTGAGCGATTGCATCGTCTTCTTCGCGCGCGAGACATCCTCGATCAGCACGCCTTCGGTGATCTCGAGCTCGAGGCGGGCCAGCGACAGCCCGCTTCGCAGCGCCTTGCGGACTTGCGCATCGAGGTTCTCCCTGCGGAATTGCGCGGCCGAGACGTTGACGGCGATCCTCAAGAGTCGGTTCCACGACGCGGCCTCACGGCAAGCCTCCATCAGCACCCGGTCGTCGATCTGGGCAATCGAACAGCCTCAGAGCGCCGCTCGCGCCGCTTAAGCGCGATCAGCCTACCGCCAAAATGGCCTTGCCGGGACCGTCGGATCGCGCATGTCGAGGGGATATCGCATGACAGAACTGTCGGGTGGGACGCCAGGGCTGGCGCTTTACGCGCTTTTTGAAGCCAAGCGACCGGGGCGGAAAGTTCCGGCAGGCGATCGCCCATGGAAACAAAGCCATTACGGATCGGCTCCGCCACTTGGGGCTTCGCGGAGAGAGCCGATCCGCTCACCATCCCTCCAAAGGTGAACGCGAGCGAGCGTTTCGCCCAGAACGAGGCGAGAGGGCCGCTCGGCGGAGCACAACCAGGACACAGAAAGCGAGGGCCGTCGGCGGTGGTACCAGCGGGCGGCGCGATGAGTATCGCAACCGCCCGGCCAAGGTCTTCGGCGGGATAGGACGCTGTGGCCCTGCCGGCAATCTTCAAAACACCCAGAAGCCCGTAACGCA
Coding sequences:
- a CDS encoding CBS domain-containing protein, with the protein product MYKFLEEVVDGYMTRTVRTVKRDLDLLELSEMFERDDFNSYPVEDDGQVVGIVTKFDILKCFAFTPSQMLPRYPDLISRKIGDVMTPEFIYVSPDTRLTRVLQIMVEHRIRSIIVLDGAQKLVGIIAREDVIAALKVTARD
- a CDS encoding helix-turn-helix domain-containing protein, which produces MLTQTLKTQAIKTQIGGKIAPARSVSEQFGAIAGHAGLVATEFSYRKDEEIYGEDEPAEYVYQVVSGAVRSYKLLSDGRRQIGAFHLPGDVFGLEPGQTHRLAAEAIIATSVRLVERASLERSASTDVQVARKLWAMTAGELRHAEDHMLLLGRKTAMERVATFLLEMDRRLAVAGMMALPMCRRDIGDYLGLTLETVSRALSQLHAKRILGFSGARQIVLRNRQRLHNLDA
- the fixL gene encoding sensor protein FixL; translated protein: MSPSRVTHPPDDARGEHFGVRIEGFGVGSWDLDLRTRELEWSETARMLLGTERNQPASYELLLSRLGPADRARMESAIEHVVDHGGGFDVSFRVANASGLGRWIRARAGLIRDDAGAARHLSGIFLDVNEEKRVEEELRTRETHLRSILQTIPDAMIVIDGHGIIQLFSTAAERLFGWPEHEAIGQNVSILMPEPDRSRHDNYIARYRTTGDPHIIGIGRIVTGKRRDGTTFPMHLAIGEMQSGAEPYFTGFIRDLTEHQQTQARLQELQSELVHVSRLTAMGEMASALAHELNQPLAAISNYMKGSRRLLAGCTDPNTPKIESAMDRAAEQALRAGQIIRRLRDFVSRGESEKRVESLSKLIEEAGALGLAGAREQNVQLRFNLDPDADLVLADRVQTQQVLVNLFRNALEAMAQSPRRELVVANSRIADDVIEVEVSDTGSGFQGDVISNLFQTFFTTKETGMGVGLSISRSIIEAHGGRMWAESNASGGATFRFTLPAADEN
- the fixJ gene encoding response regulator FixJ — its product is MTTKGHVYVIDDDEAMRDSLNFLLDSCGFGVTLFGNAQEFLGALPGLAFGCVVSDVRMPGLDGIELLKRMKAQQSPFPILIMTGHGDVPLAVEAMKLGAVDFLEKPFEDDRLVTMIEAAIRRDEPVAKNEAISQDVAARVASLSPRERQVMEGLIAGLSNKLIAREYNISPRTIEVYRANVMTKTQASSLSELVRLAMRAGMLKD
- the ccoN gene encoding cytochrome-c oxidase, cbb3-type subunit I; translation: MSQPSISKSMTIGESGLAVVFAVTAFFCLIASAKALDAPFALHAALSAAASLAAVFCIINRYYDRPAALPPAEINGRPNYNMGPIKFSSFMAMFWGIAGFLVGLIIASQLAWPALNFDLPWTSFGRLRPLHTSAVIFAFGGNVLIATSFYVVQKSCRVRLAGDLAPWFVVVGYNFFILIAGTGYLLGVTQSKEYAEPEWYADLWLTIVWVAYLLVFLATIIKRKEPHIFVANWFYLAFIVTIAVLHLGNNPALPVSVFGSKSYVAWGGIQDAMFQWWYGHNAVGFFLTAGFLAIMYYFIPKRAERPIYSYRLSIIHFWALIFLYIWAGPHHLHYTALPDWTQTLGMTFSIMLWMPSWGGMINGLMTLSGAWDKLRTDPVLRMLVVSVAFYGMSTFEGPMMSIKVVNSLSHYTDWTIGHVHSGALGWVGFVSFGALYCLVPWVWNRKGLYSLKLVNWHFWIATLGIVLYISAMWVSGILQGLMWRAYTSLGFLEYSFIETVEAMHPFYIIRAAGGGLFLIGALIMAYNLWMTVCEAEEEMPVALQPAE
- the ccoO gene encoding cytochrome-c oxidase, cbb3-type subunit II; amino-acid sequence: MSFWTRHQVFEKNSIILIIGILLVIAIGGLVEITPLFYLKSTIEAVDGVRPYTPLEVAGRNVYVREGCYLCHSQMIRPLRDEVERYGHFSLAAESMFDHPFQWGSKRTGPDLARVGAKYSDDWHVTHLTNPRAIVPQSVMPGYPFLAETEVDPDTIADHMRTLRTVGVPYTDDQIANAGADMKAQADPDNAGSDAFGKRYAKAVVRNFDGRTGTPTEMDALIAYLQMLGTLVDFKLYNEKANLR
- a CDS encoding response regulator; translation: MIEIGSPHQRPPGASAKPTVYVVDDDAAVLGSLRFLLETDGFAVRTFRSATALLNATTPPGADCYVIDYKMPDINGIELAWRLRQSDADRPVILITGYPDGNISVKAAAAGIKDVILKPLLDENLAKCIRHAIQDRRGH
- a CDS encoding cbb3-type cytochrome c oxidase subunit 3; the encoded protein is MKAILTLDNLASGLVTTLWTPVFVAIFLAIIAYAFWPRNKAAFDEAAHLPLREE
- a CDS encoding EAL domain-containing protein produces the protein MEACREAASWNRLLRIAVNVSAAQFRRENLDAQVRKALRSGLSLARLELEITEGVLIEDVSRAKKTMQSLKSLGILIALDDFGTRYSSLSYIEAFPLDRIKIYRAFVASLGQNERSLAIVRAVIGLAQGLGVPVLAEGIETKVQMSLLVQEAAMRCKAT